Proteins found in one Gammaproteobacteria bacterium genomic segment:
- the speE gene encoding polyamine aminopropyltransferase, translating to MKIQNTDSTWFTEYSKEVGSAFSLETTNLLHQEKSTYQNIEIYQTKTFGKLMVLDGFIMLTTRDNFLYHEMISHPALFSHAKPRHVAIVGGGDCGTLQQVAKHSCVERITQIEIDERVTRISEEYFPELCTSNDDPRTHFEFCDAIEWMHNAPSNSLDIIIVDSTDPIGPAIGLFQKEFYENCWSVLRDNGLVIQQSGAPLVNWETITSPMHNEMHAAKFNQTKSLFFPQPVYPTGWWSATMAAKNDIHLIRDIDASNLSFDTKYYNYDIHLGAFAVPSFLKS from the coding sequence ATGAAAATTCAAAATACAGATTCTACTTGGTTTACTGAATACTCTAAAGAAGTTGGAAGTGCCTTCTCGTTAGAAACAACTAATTTACTTCATCAAGAAAAATCTACCTACCAAAACATAGAAATATACCAAACTAAAACCTTCGGCAAGCTCATGGTGCTTGATGGGTTTATTATGCTAACTACTCGTGACAATTTTCTGTATCACGAAATGATAAGTCATCCCGCGCTATTTAGTCATGCAAAACCCAGGCATGTGGCTATTGTGGGAGGTGGTGATTGTGGCACACTTCAGCAAGTTGCCAAGCATAGTTGCGTAGAAAGAATTACCCAGATTGAAATTGACGAGCGTGTAACACGGATATCCGAAGAATATTTTCCGGAACTATGCACTTCTAATGATGACCCGCGTACTCATTTTGAGTTTTGTGATGCTATCGAATGGATGCATAACGCACCTAGTAATAGCTTAGACATAATTATTGTTGATAGCACAGATCCAATAGGTCCTGCGATAGGTCTATTTCAAAAAGAATTTTACGAGAATTGCTGGTCAGTCCTTCGTGATAATGGACTCGTGATTCAACAAAGTGGGGCGCCGCTAGTAAACTGGGAAACAATTACTTCACCTATGCACAATGAAATGCACGCTGCTAAGTTCAATCAAACAAAATCCTTATTTTTCCCGCAACCTGTTTATCCCACTGGCTGGTGGTCAGCGACAATGGCAGCGAAGAATGATATTCATCTGATTCGAGATATCGACGCTAGCAATCTAAGTTTTGACACAAAGTACTACAACTATGATATTCACTTGGGAGCATTTGCAGTACCATCTTTTTTAAAATCATAA
- a CDS encoding ammonium transporter, which translates to MENQVIELAYALDTFYFLVLGAFVMWMAAGFAMLEAGLVRSKSTVEILTKNIALYSVACTMFMLMGYNIMYSGTDSTWWPFVLDLLGSEDNSAADVIASGGDTYYSAVSDFFFQVVFVAATMSIVSGAVAERMKLWSFLVFAIFMTGFIYPVQGFWKWGGGFLDAAGFLDFAGSGVVHMCGATAALAGVILLGARKGRYSSDGKAVAMPGANMPIATLGTFILWMGWFGFNGGSELMVSNVGEANAVALVFVNTNAAAAGGVIAALITAKLMFGKADLSMTLNGALAGLVSITAEPLTPTPLLATIIGAIGGIIVVFSIVTLDKFKLDDPVGAISVHGTAGVWGLIAVVFSNSDANIGTQLYGALVIFAWTFIVSLIVWFIIKLIMGIRVSDEDEMEGVDIAECGMEAYPEFVNPK; encoded by the coding sequence GTGGAAAATCAAGTAATAGAATTAGCTTACGCTCTAGATACGTTTTATTTTCTAGTATTGGGCGCTTTTGTAATGTGGATGGCAGCCGGGTTTGCCATGCTAGAAGCAGGATTGGTACGATCTAAAAGTACCGTCGAAATTTTAACAAAGAATATTGCGTTATATTCTGTCGCATGTACGATGTTCATGCTAATGGGGTACAACATAATGTACAGCGGCACCGATAGCACTTGGTGGCCATTTGTTCTGGACCTTTTAGGTAGTGAAGATAATTCAGCTGCAGATGTGATCGCAAGCGGTGGTGATACTTATTACTCTGCAGTATCAGACTTCTTTTTCCAAGTAGTCTTTGTTGCAGCGACAATGTCTATAGTATCTGGAGCAGTAGCAGAGAGAATGAAGTTATGGTCATTCTTAGTGTTTGCTATCTTCATGACTGGCTTCATCTACCCTGTTCAAGGATTTTGGAAATGGGGCGGTGGCTTCTTAGATGCTGCAGGGTTCTTAGATTTTGCGGGATCCGGTGTCGTGCATATGTGTGGCGCAACTGCTGCATTGGCAGGCGTAATACTTCTTGGTGCGCGTAAAGGCAGATATAGCTCTGATGGTAAAGCAGTAGCTATGCCAGGCGCTAATATGCCAATTGCAACATTAGGAACATTTATTCTTTGGATGGGTTGGTTTGGATTCAATGGTGGATCAGAGCTAATGGTCTCAAATGTTGGAGAAGCTAATGCAGTCGCACTTGTATTTGTAAATACTAATGCAGCAGCGGCAGGTGGTGTAATTGCAGCATTGATAACGGCTAAGTTAATGTTTGGTAAAGCTGATCTTTCGATGACACTTAATGGCGCACTTGCTGGATTGGTGTCAATTACTGCAGAACCATTAACACCAACTCCATTGTTAGCAACAATAATTGGTGCTATCGGTGGAATCATTGTTGTATTCAGCATTGTTACACTCGATAAGTTCAAGCTAGATGATCCTGTTGGCGCTATATCAGTTCATGGTACAGCTGGCGTATGGGGATTAATTGCTGTTGTCTTTTCTAATAGTGATGCGAATATTGGCACTCAGTTATATGGTGCATTAGTAATATTTGCATGGACGTTCATTGTCTCATTAATCGTATGGTTCATTATTAAGCTAATAATGGGAATACGTGTGAGTGATGAAGATGAAATGGAAGGAGTTGATATCGCAGAATGCGGTATGGAAGCCTACCCAGAATTTGTAAATCCAAAATAA
- the glnK gene encoding P-II family nitrogen regulator encodes MKLITAIIKPFKLDDVRESLSEIGVTGITATEVKGFGRQKGHTELYRGAEYVVDFLPKIKLEIAIDDELLQSALDAITKAANTGKIGDGKIFVSELAEVIRIRTGESGAAAL; translated from the coding sequence ATGAAGCTGATAACAGCAATTATTAAACCATTTAAATTAGATGACGTAAGAGAGTCGTTATCTGAAATTGGTGTAACAGGCATTACTGCGACAGAAGTCAAAGGTTTTGGGAGACAGAAAGGTCACACAGAACTTTACCGAGGCGCAGAATACGTTGTCGATTTTTTACCAAAAATAAAATTGGAAATCGCAATTGACGACGAACTGCTTCAATCTGCATTAGACGCAATTACCAAGGCTGCAAATACTGGGAAAATTGGTGATGGCAAAATCTTTGTATCTGAACTTGCTGAAGTGATTCGAATTAGAACTGGCGAGTCAGGTGCAGCAGCTCTATAA
- a CDS encoding TorF family putative porin: MNKKITSLLGSAAVASSILVAPATSIADDAIVTGNAGILSDYIFRGIFQDTGVGNGGLDLEYMGFYAGTWVADVGTGIEYDLYAGYVYEFESGFYLGAGYTTYQYSDNFDSEYNEVNLYTGGSAGDVSFDFEYTIGEYNSDFLDKNGMIEGEDYTFMAGTIGYNGAYLTYGDFGDDADDALGNYVELGYSMELGGFEVTGALVHTMDLNDGSVDGDDEETEAYVSISWGFDVI, from the coding sequence ATGAACAAAAAAATTACTAGCTTATTAGGGAGCGCAGCAGTTGCATCATCAATCTTAGTCGCACCAGCAACCTCTATTGCTGATGACGCTATTGTGACTGGAAATGCAGGAATATTATCTGACTATATCTTCCGCGGTATCTTCCAAGATACTGGTGTTGGTAATGGCGGACTAGATCTTGAGTATATGGGATTTTATGCAGGTACGTGGGTCGCTGATGTTGGTACAGGCATTGAGTATGACCTATATGCTGGATACGTCTATGAGTTTGAAAGCGGCTTTTATTTAGGAGCTGGCTATACGACTTATCAATATTCAGACAATTTTGATTCTGAGTACAACGAAGTAAATCTATACACAGGTGGTTCAGCGGGCGATGTTAGCTTTGATTTTGAGTACACGATTGGTGAGTACAACTCGGATTTCCTAGATAAAAATGGAATGATCGAAGGTGAAGACTATACCTTCATGGCTGGAACCATTGGATATAACGGAGCTTATCTAACTTATGGTGACTTTGGCGACGACGCAGATGACGCGTTAGGTAATTATGTTGAACTTGGATATTCCATGGAGCTTGGAGGATTCGAGGTGACAGGAGCACTAGTTCATACGATGGATCTTAATGATGGCAGTGTTGATGGCGATGATGAAGAAACAGAAGCTTATGTATCTATAAGCTGGGGATTTGATGTCATCTAA
- a CDS encoding accessory factor UbiK family protein, with protein sequence MKINPQHLDETISKLKELLPADISDFKNTGEQKLKLILEGMLQKLDMVSREEYEVQAEVLKRTRQRLEQLEQRIALLEDN encoded by the coding sequence ATGAAAATCAATCCACAGCACCTAGATGAAACCATTTCCAAATTGAAAGAACTTTTGCCAGCAGATATAAGTGATTTCAAAAATACTGGCGAACAAAAGTTAAAGTTAATTTTAGAAGGCATGCTACAAAAGCTGGATATGGTCTCTAGAGAAGAGTACGAAGTACAAGCGGAAGTCCTTAAACGCACACGTCAACGCTTAGAGCAACTAGAACAACGCATAGCTCTACTCGAAGATAATTAA
- a CDS encoding YifB family Mg chelatase-like AAA ATPase has protein sequence MSIATIYSRAQTGMDAPLVSVEVHLSNGLPNFTIVGLPETAVRESKDRVRAAIINSNFEFPARRITVNLAPAELPKQGGRFDLPIAIGLLVASKQLSESVLHDYEFLGELSLSGELRKTIGILPAAHACQNIGCKLITSLDNKEELTPISHNTYFCASHLLDVCAHLNNIKKIITKPGVISNNQSSIQSSMCDIYGQQQAKRALCIAAAGQHHVLMIGSPGSGKSMLANRFPSLLSPLNESEMLETCSVYSIANVSGQKRHPKSRPFRSPHHTVSAIGLAGGGSHPQPGEISLAHNGVLFLDEFTEFDRRALEILREPIETGFITISRASAQIEFPARFQLIAAMNPCPNGCDINQYGQCRCSNQQLKKYRNKISAPLLDRIDLQVSVPKLPTRTLFNANTDSQQDWHLIHTNIELARALQIERQGKLNALLEGKQMQQVCQLPQDRKQKILEMLERLNISARAFHRILKTSRTIADLEQAKDITQTHIAEAMSYRQFDRLMKN, from the coding sequence ATGTCAATTGCGACCATTTATAGTCGTGCACAAACAGGGATGGATGCCCCATTAGTTTCTGTGGAAGTACACTTATCTAACGGTTTGCCAAATTTTACCATCGTAGGGTTACCAGAAACTGCTGTCCGAGAAAGTAAAGATAGAGTACGTGCGGCGATTATAAATTCTAACTTTGAATTTCCAGCACGCCGAATAACGGTCAATCTAGCACCTGCTGAGTTACCCAAGCAGGGTGGTAGATTTGACTTGCCAATAGCAATTGGGTTGCTTGTTGCCTCCAAGCAGCTCAGTGAAAGCGTCTTACATGATTATGAATTTTTGGGCGAACTTAGCCTTAGTGGCGAACTCCGTAAAACCATTGGCATTCTGCCAGCAGCGCACGCCTGCCAAAATATTGGATGCAAACTTATTACCTCTTTAGACAATAAAGAAGAACTCACACCGATTAGCCATAATACATATTTCTGCGCCTCGCATTTACTAGATGTGTGTGCTCATTTGAATAATATTAAAAAAATTATCACCAAGCCCGGAGTAATATCAAATAATCAATCATCTATTCAATCATCTATGTGCGATATTTATGGTCAGCAGCAAGCAAAAAGAGCTTTGTGTATAGCTGCCGCTGGACAGCACCATGTGCTTATGATTGGTTCTCCTGGGTCAGGAAAATCTATGCTTGCAAATCGTTTTCCATCATTATTGTCACCACTGAATGAATCAGAGATGTTAGAAACCTGTAGTGTATATTCAATTGCAAATGTCAGTGGTCAAAAACGTCATCCAAAGTCGCGGCCTTTTCGTTCACCACACCATACTGTATCAGCAATTGGTTTAGCTGGAGGTGGCTCGCACCCTCAACCTGGGGAAATTTCATTAGCGCATAATGGTGTTTTATTTCTAGATGAATTTACAGAGTTTGATCGACGCGCTTTAGAAATTTTACGCGAACCGATTGAAACTGGTTTTATTACTATTTCGAGAGCTTCGGCACAAATTGAGTTCCCAGCACGTTTCCAATTAATTGCAGCCATGAATCCTTGCCCCAATGGTTGTGACATTAATCAATATGGACAATGCAGATGCTCAAACCAACAGTTAAAAAAATATCGTAATAAGATTTCCGCACCTTTACTTGATCGAATAGATTTACAAGTGAGTGTCCCAAAGTTACCGACGCGGACATTATTTAATGCCAACACTGATTCCCAGCAAGACTGGCATTTGATTCATACAAATATCGAATTGGCACGGGCGCTGCAAATAGAAAGACAAGGAAAACTTAATGCATTACTAGAGGGCAAACAAATGCAGCAGGTTTGTCAGTTGCCACAAGACAGGAAACAAAAAATACTAGAGATGTTAGAACGCTTAAATATTAGCGCGCGTGCGTTTCATCGAATCTTAAAAACATCACGCACAATAGCTGACTTAGAACAAGCGAAAGACATCACTCAAACTCATATAGCCGAAGCAATGTCTTATCGTCAATTTGATAGGTTAATGAAAAATTAA
- a CDS encoding c-type cytochrome → MEDRQFTTMFMAVLVGLVGLTIVILVISNVLYNSDSMESDLRVQNAVAERVKPVGEVHIGSVPEGAGPQVVAAAPTQVAAADLSGEQVYQQVCASCHAAAVLNAPKPGDTAAWEPRLAKGIDTLYANAINGIGAMPAKGGRVDMSDDAINAAVDFMIK, encoded by the coding sequence TTGGAAGATAGACAGTTTACAACCATGTTCATGGCCGTATTAGTAGGCCTAGTAGGACTCACTATTGTGATTCTTGTAATATCTAATGTTTTGTACAACTCAGATTCTATGGAATCAGATTTGCGAGTTCAAAATGCTGTAGCAGAAAGAGTTAAACCGGTCGGTGAAGTACACATTGGGAGTGTTCCTGAGGGAGCAGGTCCGCAAGTTGTGGCAGCTGCACCAACACAAGTGGCAGCGGCAGATTTAAGTGGCGAGCAAGTTTATCAGCAAGTGTGTGCATCATGTCATGCAGCGGCAGTTCTCAACGCGCCTAAACCGGGTGACACGGCAGCATGGGAACCTCGCTTAGCTAAAGGTATAGACACGCTTTACGCGAATGCAATTAATGGCATTGGCGCCATGCCCGCTAAAGGAGGCCGTGTAGATATGTCTGATGATGCGATCAACGCAGCTGTCGACTTCATGATTAAGTAA
- a CDS encoding thiol:disulfide interchange protein DsbA/DsbL has translation MMEKFLKITGTLVLLFVVSAAIAADDHAHATAGQGYLPLDPAVPRLVENDARHEVVELFWYGCSHCFDFEPYINKWKKEKSDDVNFVRVPAIFNARWEQHARAYYALEIMGKLEQGHELLFSGIHEQGRGLHDLDSMARYLATHDIDEAKFRESFASFAVETKINRAKQLIRQYQVTGVPAVIVDGKYKTSASDAGGYSQLVDVINSLTVHEGE, from the coding sequence ATGATGGAAAAATTTTTAAAAATTACTGGAACATTAGTTTTATTATTTGTTGTTTCAGCGGCAATCGCAGCTGACGATCATGCACATGCCACTGCTGGTCAAGGCTATCTCCCACTGGATCCAGCAGTTCCGAGATTAGTTGAAAATGATGCACGCCATGAGGTAGTTGAGCTATTTTGGTATGGATGTTCACACTGTTTTGATTTTGAACCTTATATTAATAAATGGAAGAAGGAGAAATCAGACGATGTAAATTTTGTGCGTGTACCTGCGATATTCAACGCTCGTTGGGAACAACATGCACGTGCTTATTATGCGCTCGAGATTATGGGTAAATTAGAGCAAGGACATGAACTTTTGTTTAGCGGTATTCATGAACAAGGTCGCGGACTTCATGATCTCGACTCTATGGCAAGATATTTAGCCACTCATGATATAGATGAAGCTAAATTTAGAGAGAGTTTTGCGTCATTTGCTGTGGAAACAAAAATCAACCGTGCTAAGCAATTAATTCGTCAGTACCAAGTGACAGGTGTACCTGCAGTTATTGTCGACGGGAAATATAAAACTTCTGCATCAGATGCGGGAGGTTATTCGCAGTTGGTGGATGTGATCAACAGCCTGACAGTTCATGAAGGTGAATAA
- a CDS encoding c-type cytochrome: protein MKISIKLLILLFVFGSHSLYAAGDAEAGKAKSAPCAACHGADGNSVNPAWPKLAGQGAPYIYTQLKMFKDGTRENALMAPQAAALSEQDMHDLAVFYEAQTGTPGAADPELVEMGEAIYRGGIIDKDVTACTACHLPNGAGNLPAKFPKLSGQHAAYTESRLVAYRAIDPTLEKDIDPAVSIMVSVTERLTDTEIKALAQYIQGLH from the coding sequence ATGAAAATTTCTATCAAATTATTAATTCTACTATTTGTATTCGGTAGTCATTCATTATATGCAGCGGGAGATGCAGAAGCTGGTAAAGCTAAGTCTGCCCCATGTGCCGCTTGTCATGGCGCAGATGGGAATAGCGTCAATCCAGCGTGGCCTAAATTAGCAGGTCAAGGTGCGCCTTATATATATACTCAACTTAAAATGTTTAAAGATGGGACACGTGAAAATGCACTAATGGCTCCACAAGCTGCTGCATTAAGCGAGCAAGATATGCACGATTTAGCTGTTTTTTATGAAGCTCAAACTGGAACACCAGGCGCGGCGGACCCAGAATTGGTCGAAATGGGTGAAGCTATATATCGAGGCGGAATAATTGATAAAGATGTCACCGCATGCACGGCTTGCCACCTTCCAAATGGTGCTGGCAATCTTCCAGCTAAATTCCCGAAATTAAGTGGTCAACATGCTGCTTATACAGAAAGCAGACTAGTAGCTTATCGTGCAATTGACCCTACGTTAGAAAAAGATATTGATCCTGCGGTATCAATTATGGTCAGTGTCACGGAGCGTCTTACTGATACTGAAATTAAAGCACTGGCTCAATACATTCAGGGATTACATTAA
- the yihA gene encoding ribosome biogenesis GTP-binding protein YihA/YsxC → MDFKNQLANTAFYTSASSADSLPPDEGHEVAFAGRSNAGKSSAINRLCQKKSLARTSKTPGRTQLINFFSVSPLNKLADLPGYGYAKASHSKQRQWLKLLEYYFTHRQALKGTIIVMDIRHPFQDSDQKMIDWCVHHQCDVHILLNKSDKLSRNQAHKQLQIANKILSQYQDALTSIQLFSALTGNGVDEAASKIKRWFEAE, encoded by the coding sequence ATGGATTTTAAAAATCAACTAGCGAATACTGCATTCTACACTAGCGCTTCATCAGCTGACTCTTTACCTCCTGATGAAGGTCATGAAGTAGCCTTTGCAGGGCGCTCAAATGCAGGCAAATCAAGTGCAATTAACCGTTTATGCCAGAAAAAAAGCTTAGCGCGTACGTCAAAAACACCCGGGCGGACTCAGCTAATTAATTTTTTTAGTGTCTCGCCATTAAACAAACTTGCTGACCTCCCTGGATATGGTTATGCAAAAGCTAGCCATAGTAAACAACGGCAATGGTTAAAATTACTTGAATATTACTTTACCCATCGGCAAGCCTTAAAAGGCACGATAATTGTGATGGATATCCGGCACCCTTTCCAAGACTCCGACCAAAAGATGATCGACTGGTGTGTACATCATCAGTGTGATGTTCATATCCTACTGAACAAATCCGATAAATTAAGCCGAAATCAGGCACATAAGCAATTACAGATTGCAAATAAAATTTTGTCGCAGTATCAAGACGCACTCACAAGCATTCAATTGTTTTCAGCTTTAACTGGCAATGGTGTTGATGAAGCCGCAAGTAAAATTAAACGATGGTTTGAAGCTGAGTAA
- the polA gene encoding DNA polymerase I — protein MKKDPLLLLVDGSSYLYRAFHALPPLTNHEGTPTGAVYGVVRMVRKLIEEEQPQNAAVIFDAKGKTFRHEMYKDYKANRPPMPDDLQVQIAPLYQLIEALGIPLLSVPDVEADDVIGTLAKTAVSENFRVLISTGDKDMAQLVDERVSLINTMNDVRMDEKGVEEKFGVMPAQIIDYLALMGDKADNIPGVPGVGPKTAVKWLQQFETMQGVIDHADEVKGKIGEKLRAAVDQLPLSYGLATIKNDVALDFAVNKLQIGPRDNATLKNIYTELNFKTWLNEVEEIGEDKSLDEKPSQLSVSDKVEYELILTHQQLTAWIKKLKNAELFAFDTETDNLDYMVANLVGMSFSVKPGEAAYLPIAHDYENAPRQLSLAFILNQLTDILQNPDIAKVGHNLKYDQSVLARYDVQLEGIKHDTMLESYVVNSTASRHDLDTLCELHLGHQNIKFEEVAGKGAKQITFNKVSLDVALDYAAEDADMSLRLHHFFWPQLSKLEKQTILYRDVEVPMISVLSRLERNGVLIDASLLDVQSKELSSKISELEKQAYKMAGEEFNLDSPKQLQKILFEQLELPVIRKTPKGQPSTAEDVLQELAHEYEFPELILEYRSLKKLQTTYVDKLPQQICTLTGRVHTSYHQAVASTGRLSSTDPNLQNIPIRTEEGRRVRQAFISSKKKVLLAADYSQIELRIMAHLSEDKRLVAAFAEEKDVHTATASEVFSVDLNKVTKDQRRAAKAVNFGLIYGMSAFGLGKQLGVHRGEAQKYIDLYFDRYPGVKSYMDEMRELAHKQGFVETIFGRRLYLPEINSRNAQRRQYAERTAINAPMQGSAADIIKRAMISIDEWINKPKTPASMIMQVHDELVFEIRDTFLEEAKQHIITHMVSAADLSVPLVVDANSGLNWDEAH, from the coding sequence ATGAAAAAAGATCCTTTATTACTCCTAGTTGATGGTTCCTCTTATTTATATCGAGCATTTCACGCCCTGCCTCCTTTAACTAATCATGAAGGCACGCCAACAGGTGCTGTATATGGAGTAGTACGCATGGTGCGCAAATTGATTGAAGAGGAACAACCACAAAATGCAGCGGTAATATTTGATGCAAAAGGGAAAACATTTCGTCATGAGATGTATAAGGATTACAAAGCGAATCGCCCACCGATGCCTGATGATTTGCAAGTCCAAATTGCTCCACTTTATCAATTAATTGAGGCACTGGGTATTCCGCTTTTATCAGTTCCAGATGTGGAAGCGGATGATGTAATCGGTACCTTGGCTAAAACCGCTGTATCTGAAAATTTTCGTGTGCTCATTTCTACGGGTGATAAAGATATGGCGCAATTGGTTGATGAACGCGTTAGCTTAATTAATACAATGAACGATGTTCGAATGGATGAAAAAGGTGTGGAGGAAAAGTTTGGTGTTATGCCTGCGCAAATCATTGATTACTTAGCACTGATGGGAGATAAGGCGGATAACATCCCAGGAGTGCCGGGTGTAGGACCTAAGACTGCGGTCAAGTGGTTACAACAATTTGAAACTATGCAGGGAGTGATTGACCATGCAGATGAAGTAAAAGGAAAGATTGGAGAAAAACTACGAGCAGCTGTCGATCAATTACCACTGTCGTATGGCCTGGCAACTATTAAAAATGATGTAGCACTGGATTTTGCAGTTAATAAATTACAAATTGGACCAAGAGATAATGCAACCTTAAAAAATATATATACAGAACTAAATTTTAAGACTTGGTTAAATGAGGTTGAAGAAATAGGAGAGGATAAATCACTTGATGAAAAACCCAGCCAGCTATCAGTGTCAGATAAGGTTGAATATGAGTTAATCCTTACCCATCAGCAACTGACGGCATGGATAAAAAAATTAAAAAATGCTGAGCTATTCGCGTTTGATACTGAAACAGATAATCTAGACTACATGGTTGCAAATTTAGTGGGGATGTCTTTTTCAGTGAAACCAGGGGAGGCAGCGTATTTACCGATTGCACATGATTATGAAAATGCACCCAGACAATTGTCATTAGCATTTATATTAAATCAGCTAACCGATATTTTGCAGAATCCTGATATTGCAAAGGTGGGGCACAATCTGAAATATGATCAATCTGTGCTAGCGCGCTACGATGTGCAACTGGAAGGTATTAAGCATGACACCATGTTGGAATCTTACGTTGTAAACTCCACTGCAAGCCGACATGATCTGGACACCCTATGTGAATTACACTTAGGCCATCAAAATATTAAGTTTGAAGAAGTCGCGGGGAAAGGAGCGAAACAAATTACCTTTAATAAGGTTTCCTTGGATGTTGCACTTGATTATGCCGCTGAAGACGCTGATATGTCGTTAAGATTGCATCACTTTTTTTGGCCGCAATTATCTAAGTTAGAGAAACAAACAATATTGTATCGTGATGTTGAAGTACCAATGATATCTGTCTTATCAAGACTTGAGCGTAACGGTGTGTTAATTGACGCATCACTATTGGATGTTCAAAGTAAAGAGTTGTCTTCAAAAATAAGTGAACTTGAAAAACAGGCCTATAAAATGGCTGGTGAAGAATTCAATTTGGATTCACCAAAGCAATTGCAGAAAATTTTATTTGAACAGTTGGAGCTCCCTGTTATTCGTAAAACACCTAAAGGGCAGCCATCCACTGCTGAAGATGTGTTGCAAGAGTTAGCGCATGAGTACGAATTTCCTGAGCTAATCCTCGAATATAGGTCATTGAAGAAGTTGCAAACAACCTATGTCGACAAATTACCTCAACAAATTTGCACGCTGACGGGACGAGTGCATACGTCTTATCATCAAGCAGTGGCGTCTACTGGGCGCTTATCTTCAACGGACCCTAATTTGCAAAATATACCTATTCGTACCGAAGAGGGGCGACGTGTTCGTCAAGCTTTTATATCAAGTAAAAAGAAAGTGTTGTTAGCTGCCGACTACTCGCAAATTGAATTGCGCATTATGGCGCATTTATCTGAAGACAAAAGACTAGTAGCTGCCTTTGCTGAAGAGAAAGATGTGCATACTGCTACTGCTTCAGAAGTATTTTCGGTAGACCTGAATAAGGTTACTAAAGATCAACGTCGCGCAGCTAAAGCAGTTAACTTTGGTTTGATTTATGGCATGTCTGCTTTTGGTTTAGGTAAACAATTAGGAGTGCATCGTGGTGAAGCGCAAAAATATATTGACTTATATTTCGATCGCTATCCTGGAGTTAAAAGCTACATGGATGAAATGCGAGAACTCGCTCACAAACAAGGGTTTGTTGAAACAATTTTTGGGCGTCGATTGTATTTACCTGAAATTAATTCGCGTAACGCACAGCGTCGCCAATATGCGGAACGTACCGCGATAAATGCGCCAATGCAGGGTAGTGCGGCGGATATTATTAAGCGCGCAATGATAAGTATTGATGAATGGATCAATAAACCTAAAACCCCTGCTTCGATGATCATGCAGGTGCATGATGAGCTGGTTTTTGAGATCAGGGACACATTTTTAGAAGAAGCTAAGCAACACATTATTACACATATGGTCTCCGCCGCTGATTTGAGCGTTCCCTTGGTCGTCGATGCCAATAGTGGATTGAACTGGGACGAAGCCCACTGA